A single Verrucomicrobiia bacterium DNA region contains:
- a CDS encoding IS110 family transposase: MKTYILRDPNRVEPQKPARAPRVALPPPPQPITPPGPTLFVGLDVHNDSIAVSIAPSDSPEVRRYGIIGGTHDDVRKLLLKLKAAHPGVALQCCYEAGPRGYPLCRFIRSHGCECLIVAPSKIPRAPGDRVKTDRRDADQLARLFRAGELTGIYVPDPQDEAVRDLIRARYQVSKQQHRARQQLKMFLLRQNIRYAGTKPWTQKHRNYLATVKLPYAEQQWVFQELVHVITEAGERLERYEKQIASVVETWRWQPVVKALLSLRGVAALTGATLVAELGDLHRFDTAPQLMSYLGLCPSEHTSGPTRQQGGITKLGNGMARKAMIEAAWNNSRAPRMSRTVLARQAGLPKAVTDASWAAQTRLHQRYKHLTGVGRKKSPVAAAALGRELAGFVWAIGRMVPPRALTSEGKQTA, from the coding sequence ATGAAGACCTACATACTCCGCGACCCCAACCGTGTCGAGCCGCAAAAACCAGCGCGCGCGCCGCGGGTCGCACTCCCGCCCCCGCCCCAACCCATCACCCCGCCCGGACCGACGTTGTTCGTCGGTCTGGACGTGCACAACGACAGCATCGCCGTTTCCATCGCGCCGTCCGACAGCCCCGAGGTGCGGCGTTACGGCATCATCGGCGGGACGCATGACGACGTGCGCAAGCTGCTTCTGAAGTTGAAAGCCGCGCATCCGGGCGTGGCGTTGCAGTGTTGTTACGAGGCCGGGCCGCGCGGGTATCCGTTGTGCCGGTTCATCCGCAGTCACGGGTGCGAATGCCTCATCGTGGCGCCGTCGAAGATTCCCCGCGCGCCGGGCGACCGCGTGAAGACGGACCGACGGGATGCGGATCAACTGGCGCGGTTGTTCCGCGCGGGCGAACTCACGGGCATCTACGTGCCCGATCCGCAGGACGAGGCGGTGCGGGACTTGATCCGCGCCCGTTACCAGGTCAGCAAGCAACAACACCGCGCGCGGCAGCAGCTCAAGATGTTTTTGCTGCGGCAAAATATCCGCTACGCCGGGACCAAGCCGTGGACACAGAAGCATCGGAACTATCTGGCGACGGTGAAGCTGCCGTATGCGGAGCAGCAATGGGTGTTTCAAGAGCTGGTCCACGTGATCACGGAGGCGGGCGAACGCTTGGAACGGTATGAGAAGCAGATCGCCAGCGTGGTGGAGACGTGGCGGTGGCAGCCGGTGGTCAAAGCGTTGCTGAGTCTGCGCGGGGTGGCGGCGTTGACGGGGGCGACGCTGGTGGCGGAGTTGGGCGACCTGCACCGGTTTGATACCGCGCCGCAGTTGATGAGTTACCTGGGGTTGTGCCCGAGCGAACACACCAGTGGGCCAACGCGCCAGCAAGGCGGGATCACCAAGCTGGGCAACGGGATGGCGCGCAAGGCGATGATCGAAGCGGCGTGGAACAACAGCCGCGCCCCGCGCATGAGCCGCACGGTGCTGGCGCGGCAGGCCGGATTGCCCAAAGCGGTGACCGACGCTTCGTGGGCGGCGCAGACCCGGCTGCATCAAAGATACAAACACCTGACGGGCGTGGGCCGCAAGAAATCCCCAGTGGCGGCGGCGGCGTTGGGGCGGGAGCTGGCGGGGTTCGTGTGGGCGATTGGCCGGATGGTCCCGCCGCGAGCGCTGACGAGTGAAGGGAAGCAGACCGCCTGA
- a CDS encoding integron integrase, translating into MPNPKLRLQEQFAEVCRFKHLAPRTEESYWHWVRRYLIFHRSPTGIWRHPQEMGAEEVGRFLSHLASERKVSASTQNVALNALVFLYNEVLHKNPGAFGGFARAKRPKRLPVVLTREEVNHLFAAMSGTHKLMAQLLYGTGMRLMEMLRLRVKDVDFGRNQIIVRGGKGDKDRVTVLPEKLKPDLQRHLAEVRSQHEKDLGDGLGWAKLPDGIRKKFPNAEKEWAWQWVFPSATRSMQPGTRRLGRHHTAETGLQRSVKESLAKTSIGKLATCHSLRHSFATHLLESGYDLRTLQDLLGHKDVSTTQIYTHVMQKPGLGVKSPLDG; encoded by the coding sequence ATGCCCAATCCCAAGCTCCGATTACAAGAGCAGTTTGCGGAAGTGTGCCGGTTTAAGCATTTGGCGCCGCGCACGGAAGAATCTTACTGGCACTGGGTAAGGCGCTATCTGATTTTTCATCGGTCTCCGACCGGGATTTGGCGGCATCCACAGGAAATGGGGGCAGAGGAAGTCGGGCGGTTTCTTTCCCATTTGGCGTCGGAGAGAAAGGTATCGGCTTCGACGCAAAACGTGGCGTTGAATGCGCTGGTTTTTCTATACAACGAAGTCTTGCATAAAAATCCCGGCGCGTTTGGTGGCTTTGCGCGCGCCAAACGGCCCAAACGACTGCCGGTCGTCTTGACGCGGGAAGAAGTGAATCATTTGTTCGCGGCGATGAGCGGGACGCACAAGTTGATGGCGCAATTGCTTTACGGGACGGGAATGAGATTGATGGAAATGCTCCGCTTGCGGGTAAAGGATGTTGATTTCGGGCGAAACCAAATCATCGTGCGCGGTGGAAAAGGAGACAAAGACCGCGTCACCGTTTTGCCGGAAAAATTGAAACCGGATTTACAAAGACATTTGGCCGAAGTTCGGTCGCAGCATGAAAAAGATTTGGGGGATGGTCTTGGTTGGGCGAAATTGCCGGACGGAATCCGCAAAAAATTTCCGAACGCGGAGAAAGAGTGGGCGTGGCAGTGGGTTTTTCCGTCGGCGACGCGTTCCATGCAGCCCGGCACCCGGCGATTGGGAAGGCATCACACGGCGGAAACGGGATTGCAACGGTCGGTCAAGGAATCGCTGGCAAAAACAAGCATCGGCAAACTGGCAACGTGCCATTCGCTGCGACACTCTTTCGCGACGCACTTGCTGGAATCGGGCTACGATTTGCGGACGTTGCAAGATTTGCTCGGTCACAAGGACGTAAGCACGACGCAGATTTATACTCACGTCATGCAAAAGCCGGGACTTGGCGTGAAAAGTCCGTTGGATGGATGA
- a CDS encoding amidohydrolase family protein: MKENFSRRDFLATSALALTGVALAGCATTAGGAADLIIDIHQHVSYSGRPDDVLLQHQLNLGVSKTILLPAGRPVNSPATHEGKSNGLQAGCAGNAACQQIAQAHPGAYWFAANEVPDLPEATAEIEKYLRRGGVMIAESKFGVECDSPEMQRIYQLAQHYDVPVLMHWQFKMYNYGFERFYKMLEKYPRVNFIGHAQTWWANVDQNHHDQSVLYPKGPITPGGLTEKYLADYPNMYGDLSAGSGLNALTRDPDFTPGFFQRHQDKLLYGSDCNDHVGYGEECQGAQTIATIRKYAPTQKIERKLLCGNAQRLIRLR, translated from the coding sequence ATGAAAGAAAACTTTTCCCGACGCGATTTTCTGGCCACGTCCGCTCTGGCGTTGACGGGCGTCGCGCTCGCGGGCTGCGCCACCACGGCGGGCGGGGCTGCCGACCTGATCATTGATATCCATCAACACGTCAGTTACTCGGGACGCCCGGATGACGTGCTGCTCCAGCATCAACTCAACCTGGGCGTGAGCAAAACCATTCTGCTGCCCGCCGGTCGCCCGGTGAATTCGCCCGCCACGCACGAGGGCAAATCCAACGGCTTGCAGGCCGGTTGCGCGGGCAATGCCGCCTGTCAGCAAATCGCGCAGGCGCATCCCGGCGCGTACTGGTTTGCGGCCAACGAAGTGCCGGACCTTCCGGAGGCGACGGCGGAGATTGAGAAGTATCTGCGGCGTGGCGGCGTGATGATTGCCGAATCCAAATTTGGCGTGGAATGTGATTCTCCTGAAATGCAACGGATTTACCAACTCGCGCAGCATTACGACGTGCCCGTCCTCATGCACTGGCAGTTCAAAATGTATAACTACGGCTTCGAACGCTTCTACAAAATGCTGGAAAAATATCCCCGCGTGAACTTCATCGGCCACGCGCAAACCTGGTGGGCCAACGTGGACCAAAATCATCACGATCAATCAGTGCTGTATCCCAAAGGGCCGATCACACCCGGCGGCCTCACGGAAAAGTATCTGGCGGATTATCCCAACATGTATGGCGATCTTTCGGCCGGCTCCGGATTGAACGCCCTGACTCGCGACCCGGATTTCACGCCTGGATTTTTTCAGCGACACCAGGACAAGCTGCTATACGGCAGTGATTGCAATGACCACGTCGGTTACGGCGAGGAATGTCAGGGCGCGCAAACCATTGCGACGATCCGGAAGTATGCACCGACGCAAAAGATCGAGCGCAAATTGCTCTGCGGAAACGCGCAACGCCTGATCCGACTCCGGTGA
- a CDS encoding YlbF family regulator: protein MITESEQNLVLEKTRELCTTILAQPNITTIRQNIDSFLASDASRNQYESLMTKGQELREKQHRALPLSGEEIGEFERQREEVLSNPVTRGFLDAQQALHELRATVTQHITKTLELLRLPTEDDFAQCCGGGCGCGNGGGGCGCGNGDGGGGGCGCGGH from the coding sequence ATGATAACCGAGTCCGAACAGAACCTCGTCCTGGAAAAAACGCGCGAGCTTTGCACCACCATTCTGGCGCAACCCAACATTACAACCATCCGTCAGAACATTGATTCGTTTCTGGCGAGCGATGCCTCCCGCAACCAATACGAAAGCCTGATGACCAAAGGGCAGGAATTACGTGAAAAACAACATCGCGCCCTGCCGTTGAGCGGCGAGGAGATCGGCGAATTCGAGCGCCAACGCGAGGAAGTGCTGAGCAATCCCGTAACGCGCGGCTTTCTGGACGCGCAACAGGCGTTGCACGAACTGCGCGCCACAGTCACGCAGCATATCACCAAAACCTTGGAATTATTGCGCCTGCCCACTGAAGACGATTTTGCACAATGTTGCGGTGGTGGTTGTGGCTGCGGCAACGGCGGCGGCGGCTGTGGTTGCGGCAACGGGGATGGTGGTGGCGGGGGCTGCGGTTGCGGCGGTCATTGA
- a CDS encoding polysaccharide lyase family protein, producing MTKNTATWILSAVMVGSTMTCTSQAQISGPAVVQLRETEFTYFLDNNQLQVRIEKASGEVASIRYQGREILLPPHPGRAAGAGWFNAGPALGGPLKSASVTISPQSNQGKRAEVAIRFYNAPGAPTTPLDVELRYALGQGESSLYTYAIWTHKTNAPAGSVSEAGFAARLNPEMFDYLTVNAKRRRQMPTGDDWDVGTPLNPVEARRLTTGLHRGEVEYKYDYAAPLYELPAYGWSSTKQQIGLWFINPSFEYLAGGPTKVELTGYLDTNPGGTPTLVNLWLGNHYGGSSLVVGENENWTKIIGPFAIYCNSGSTPEVMWLDALHRARFEVGSWPYEWVTNTIYPADEERSMISGQIQVKDPLDPQLQISNLWVGLTAPDYVPPRLKGPTAEADSANESATEISTTGTPTLRGGFPNEVDWQRDGKSYQFWIAANPNGKFAIPNVRPGHYRLRAIADGVIGEFVYSNVVVATSQSTNLGVQTWTPQRQGRTLWQIGVPDRTAREFRHGDHYWQWGLYLDYPKEFPNDVDYIIGRSDWRKDWNYVQPPRILSTNLPPVSDESEPTVDLAQYIRVSSREVEPTTWTIRFGLSQSPQGKATLRLAFCGTSSGCRVEAFVNEESIGDTGLLPSTGAMQRDGIRAFWVERPLTFDASLLQTGVNVIQLKSHATSWTQGVMYDVVRLELDEPVAGH from the coding sequence ATGACTAAAAACACGGCAACATGGATTTTAAGCGCAGTGATGGTGGGGAGCACGATGACCTGCACCAGCCAGGCCCAAATTTCCGGCCCGGCGGTCGTGCAACTGCGCGAAACCGAGTTCACCTATTTCCTCGATAACAACCAATTGCAGGTGCGCATCGAAAAGGCGTCCGGCGAAGTGGCCTCGATCCGTTACCAAGGTCGTGAAATTCTGCTGCCACCGCACCCGGGCCGCGCGGCCGGAGCCGGCTGGTTCAACGCGGGACCGGCGCTTGGCGGTCCGCTCAAATCGGCGAGCGTGACGATTTCGCCGCAAAGCAACCAGGGCAAACGCGCCGAGGTGGCGATTCGTTTTTACAATGCGCCCGGCGCGCCCACCACTCCGCTGGACGTGGAGTTGCGTTACGCGTTGGGTCAGGGCGAAAGCTCCTTGTACACCTACGCCATCTGGACGCACAAGACCAACGCGCCCGCCGGCAGCGTTTCGGAAGCAGGATTCGCCGCGCGATTGAACCCGGAAATGTTCGATTACCTCACGGTCAACGCCAAACGCCGCCGGCAGATGCCCACCGGTGACGATTGGGATGTCGGGACGCCGTTGAATCCCGTGGAAGCGCGACGACTGACCACGGGACTTCATCGGGGCGAGGTGGAATACAAATACGATTACGCCGCACCACTTTACGAGCTGCCCGCCTATGGCTGGTCCAGCACGAAACAGCAAATCGGCCTGTGGTTCATCAATCCGAGTTTTGAATATCTGGCGGGCGGCCCGACGAAAGTGGAGCTGACCGGTTATCTCGATACCAACCCCGGCGGCACGCCCACCCTGGTCAATTTATGGCTCGGTAATCATTACGGGGGCAGTTCGCTCGTGGTGGGTGAAAACGAAAATTGGACCAAAATCATCGGACCGTTTGCCATCTATTGTAACAGCGGTTCAACGCCCGAAGTGATGTGGCTGGACGCACTGCATCGCGCCCGGTTTGAAGTGGGTAGTTGGCCTTACGAATGGGTGACCAACACGATTTATCCAGCCGACGAAGAGCGCAGCATGATCAGCGGGCAAATCCAGGTCAAAGACCCGCTCGATCCGCAATTGCAGATCAGCAATCTGTGGGTCGGTCTGACCGCTCCAGATTATGTGCCGCCGCGACTAAAAGGTCCGACGGCGGAAGCGGATTCCGCCAACGAGTCCGCAACGGAAATTTCAACAACCGGCACGCCGACACTGCGCGGCGGTTTTCCCAACGAAGTGGATTGGCAACGCGACGGAAAGTCTTATCAGTTTTGGATCGCGGCCAACCCCAACGGAAAATTTGCCATCCCCAACGTCCGCCCTGGACATTACCGGTTGCGCGCCATTGCGGACGGGGTCATCGGCGAATTCGTTTACTCGAACGTCGTCGTAGCCACGAGCCAATCCACAAACCTGGGCGTCCAAACGTGGACGCCGCAACGCCAGGGCCGCACGCTGTGGCAGATTGGCGTGCCCGACCGCACTGCGCGCGAATTTCGTCACGGCGATCATTATTGGCAATGGGGTCTTTACCTCGATTACCCCAAAGAGTTTCCCAATGACGTGGATTACATCATCGGCCGCAGCGATTGGCGGAAGGATTGGAACTACGTCCAGCCACCGCGCATTCTGAGCACCAACCTGCCGCCCGTCAGCGATGAAAGCGAACCCACGGTGGATCTGGCGCAATACATTCGCGTCAGCAGTCGCGAAGTTGAGCCGACCACCTGGACCATTCGCTTCGGCCTGTCGCAGTCACCCCAGGGCAAAGCGACGTTGCGTCTCGCCTTTTGCGGCACGAGTTCGGGCTGCCGCGTGGAAGCCTTCGTCAACGAAGAGTCCATTGGCGACACGGGGCTGTTGCCTTCCACAGGGGCAATGCAGCGCGACGGCATCCGCGCCTTCTGGGTGGAACGCCCGCTCACCTTCGACGCCAGCCTGCTGCAAACCGGAGTCAACGTGATTCAGTTAAAGTCGCACGCCACCAGTTGGACTCAGGGCGTGATGTATGACGTCGTCCGACTGGAACTGGACGAACCGGTTGCGGGACATTGA
- a CDS encoding class I SAM-dependent rRNA methyltransferase → MPATLPTLILKPGEADRIVAGHPWVYRSSVLRQTAPPTDGELVQVKDHRQRLLGVGCYNSKSKISVRVLAPERIRLDQQFFDERIAAALALRQRQLPGATSYRVVNAESDFLSGLIVDKYEAAVVLQISALGMERQKEKIVSAVRKLLAPEIILERSDVASRKFEGLSEANGVIWAAQPVPTDKVSTVIQLNGLKFETDLLGGHKTGMYLDQQANYQAISQFAAGAEVLDCFSFLGGFGLHAARGGAKQVHLLDQSEAAVQAAQRNAELNGLSKRVTAETINVFDWLKARTTVQPHERVIPRYDLIVLDPPSFTRNRASVGDALRGYKEIHLRALKLLRPGGVLATFCCSHHVPAAMFQDVILSAAYDTRHILRRIATYAQGLDHPIIPMIPETEYLKGFAFELVR, encoded by the coding sequence ATGCCTGCCACCTTGCCAACACTCATCCTCAAACCGGGCGAAGCGGATCGCATCGTCGCCGGACATCCGTGGGTTTATCGCAGTTCCGTCCTGCGCCAGACCGCGCCGCCGACGGATGGCGAATTGGTGCAGGTGAAAGATCATCGGCAGCGTTTGCTCGGCGTGGGTTGTTACAATTCCAAATCCAAAATCAGCGTGCGTGTTCTCGCGCCGGAGCGCATCCGACTGGATCAGCAATTTTTCGATGAGCGCATCGCCGCCGCACTGGCATTGCGCCAACGGCAGTTGCCCGGCGCCACCTCCTATCGTGTGGTGAATGCGGAAAGCGACTTCTTATCCGGCCTGATCGTGGATAAGTACGAAGCCGCAGTGGTGCTGCAAATTTCCGCGCTCGGCATGGAACGTCAGAAGGAAAAGATCGTGTCGGCCGTGCGCAAATTGCTCGCGCCGGAAATTATTTTGGAGCGCAGCGATGTGGCGTCGCGGAAATTTGAAGGGTTGTCCGAAGCCAATGGCGTGATCTGGGCGGCGCAGCCGGTGCCGACCGATAAAGTCTCCACCGTCATCCAGTTGAACGGATTGAAATTTGAGACGGATCTGCTCGGCGGTCACAAGACCGGAATGTACCTGGATCAACAAGCCAACTACCAGGCCATCAGCCAATTCGCCGCCGGAGCGGAAGTGCTGGATTGCTTCAGTTTTCTGGGCGGATTCGGACTCCACGCCGCGCGCGGCGGGGCGAAGCAGGTTCACTTGTTGGACCAAAGCGAGGCCGCCGTCCAAGCCGCGCAACGCAACGCGGAATTGAACGGTCTCTCGAAACGGGTGACCGCCGAAACCATCAACGTGTTCGACTGGTTGAAAGCCCGGACCACCGTGCAACCGCATGAGCGCGTGATTCCGCGGTACGATTTAATTGTGCTCGATCCGCCGTCCTTCACGCGCAATCGTGCCTCGGTGGGCGATGCGTTGCGGGGTTACAAGGAAATTCATCTGCGCGCGCTCAAGTTGCTCCGGCCGGGCGGAGTGTTGGCGACCTTCTGCTGTTCGCACCATGTGCCGGCGGCCATGTTTCAAGATGTCATCCTGTCCGCGGCCTATGACACGCGCCATATTTTGCGCCGCATTGCCACCTACGCCCAGGGCTTGGATCATCCGATCATCCCCATGATTCCCGAAACGGAATACCTGAAAGGCTTTGCGTTCGAGCTGGTGCGTTGA
- the trpB gene encoding tryptophan synthase subunit beta: MSAVVADNLPDTQGHFGPYGGRYVPETLMHPLQELEAEYFRAQHDPEFQRELSYYLTDFIGRPSPLYFAERLTRELRGAKIYLKREDLNHTGAHKINNAMGQILLARRMGKTRIIAETGAGQHGVATATVAAMFGLQCVIYMGAVDCERQRLNVYRMQMLGAEVVPVHAGQKTLKEAVNEAMRDWVTNIRHTHYILGTAYGAHPYPVMVRNFQRVIGDEARAQILEKEKRLPDLLIACVGGGSNAIGLFYPFLEDAGVKMIGVEAGGRGIKPEQHAARFHGGSLGVLQGTRSYILQDDHGQIQLTHSVSAGLDYAAVGPEHAWLHDQNRVTYSYATDDQALEAFMKLARLEGIIPALESAHAVAECLVQAPQLAADKIIIVNLSGRGDKDVTQVADKLGLQLPK; the protein is encoded by the coding sequence ATGAGCGCTGTTGTCGCCGATAATTTACCCGATACCCAAGGCCATTTTGGTCCTTATGGCGGTCGGTACGTACCCGAGACGTTGATGCACCCGTTGCAGGAGCTGGAAGCCGAATACTTCCGCGCCCAACACGATCCGGAGTTTCAGCGTGAGCTTTCCTATTATCTCACGGATTTTATCGGTCGGCCTTCGCCGCTGTATTTCGCCGAGCGGCTCACCCGCGAACTGCGCGGCGCAAAAATTTATCTGAAGCGCGAGGACCTCAATCACACCGGCGCGCACAAAATCAACAACGCGATGGGGCAGATTCTGCTGGCCCGGCGCATGGGCAAAACCCGGATCATTGCAGAAACCGGCGCGGGCCAACACGGCGTCGCCACCGCCACGGTGGCCGCCATGTTCGGTTTGCAATGCGTCATTTACATGGGCGCGGTGGATTGCGAACGGCAGCGGCTCAACGTGTATCGCATGCAGATGCTCGGCGCGGAAGTGGTGCCCGTCCACGCCGGCCAGAAGACCTTGAAGGAAGCGGTGAATGAAGCCATGCGCGATTGGGTGACCAACATTCGCCACACGCATTACATCCTTGGCACGGCTTACGGCGCGCATCCGTATCCGGTCATGGTGCGCAATTTTCAACGCGTCATCGGCGATGAAGCCCGCGCGCAAATCCTCGAAAAGGAAAAGCGGTTGCCCGATCTGCTCATCGCCTGCGTGGGCGGCGGCTCGAATGCCATCGGCCTGTTTTATCCGTTCCTCGAAGATGCCGGCGTTAAAATGATCGGAGTGGAAGCGGGGGGGCGGGGCATCAAACCGGAACAACACGCGGCGCGGTTTCACGGTGGCTCGCTCGGGGTCCTGCAAGGCACGCGCAGTTACATTTTGCAGGATGACCACGGCCAGATTCAACTGACTCACAGTGTCAGTGCGGGTTTGGATTACGCTGCGGTCGGACCGGAACACGCCTGGCTGCACGATCAAAACCGCGTGACTTACAGCTACGCCACGGATGATCAGGCGCTCGAAGCGTTTATGAAACTGGCCCGCCTCGAAGGCATCATCCCGGCGCTGGAAAGCGCGCACGCCGTGGCCGAATGTCTCGTGCAAGCGCCGCAACTGGCGGCGGACAAAATCATCATCGTCAACCTCTCCGGTCGCGGCGATAAAGACGTGACGCAGGTGGCGGATAAACTCGGTTTGCAATTGCCGAAATGA
- a CDS encoding IS110 family transposase, with protein sequence MKKTYSLKPSTTPKTVSLNPTLDKPAVVRPGPPRQPLPTPVIDPAKPLLKLGLDVHLASIMAVAQQDHSHPKSPRQFSREQLVAHVRQQVAEGFQVFCVQESCGFGFTLHRELVAAGAQSFLITPIALNGARKTDKLDARALCLRLSRWLDGNRAELSPIRIPSEAEQRQREGTRRRQFLGRLIRMLGNRGHGQVGEYAHVQLPSRWWGARNWKKLATLDDWLRARLAELRQVILELEAQLEVLETELVARVQAQVLPKGLGELTTVSLDGEVCDWERFHNRKQIGSYTGCCPGEHSSGGKRLLGSIDRMGNARVRTLLVEAVWRFLRWQPGWKAAQGMKVKLAGGGALKKKTVVALARRLAIDLWRWRTGRATFEDLGWIAA encoded by the coding sequence ATGAAAAAAACCTACAGCCTCAAACCCAGCACGACGCCCAAAACTGTAAGCCTCAACCCCACCCTCGACAAGCCCGCAGTGGTGCGCCCCGGCCCGCCACGCCAGCCCTTGCCCACGCCCGTCATTGATCCGGCCAAGCCGCTGCTCAAGCTGGGCCTAGATGTGCATCTGGCAAGCATCATGGCCGTCGCCCAACAGGATCATAGCCATCCCAAGTCGCCCCGCCAGTTCAGTCGCGAGCAACTCGTCGCGCACGTTCGCCAGCAAGTGGCCGAAGGTTTTCAGGTGTTCTGCGTGCAGGAGTCGTGCGGGTTCGGGTTCACGTTGCATCGGGAACTGGTGGCGGCCGGGGCGCAGAGTTTTCTCATCACCCCCATCGCGCTCAACGGGGCGCGCAAGACGGACAAGCTCGATGCGCGGGCGTTGTGTCTGCGCCTCTCCCGCTGGCTCGACGGCAATCGCGCGGAACTCAGTCCCATCCGCATTCCCAGCGAGGCGGAGCAACGGCAACGGGAAGGCACGCGGCGGCGGCAGTTCCTCGGGCGGCTGATCCGCATGCTGGGCAATCGCGGGCACGGGCAAGTGGGCGAATACGCGCATGTGCAATTGCCGAGTCGTTGGTGGGGCGCGCGCAACTGGAAGAAACTCGCAACGCTGGACGATTGGTTGCGCGCACGGCTGGCCGAACTGCGGCAGGTGATCCTGGAACTGGAGGCGCAACTGGAAGTTCTCGAAACCGAACTGGTGGCGCGGGTGCAGGCGCAGGTGTTGCCCAAAGGCTTGGGTGAGCTCACCACTGTGAGCTTGGACGGCGAGGTGTGCGACTGGGAACGCTTTCACAATCGCAAACAGATCGGCAGTTACACCGGTTGTTGTCCGGGGGAACACAGTTCCGGCGGGAAGCGTTTGCTGGGCAGCATTGACCGGATGGGCAACGCGCGCGTGCGCACGCTGCTGGTGGAGGCGGTGTGGCGTTTCCTGAGATGGCAGCCGGGCTGGAAAGCGGCGCAGGGGATGAAAGTGAAACTGGCCGGCGGCGGCGCGTTGAAGAAGAAAACGGTGGTGGCGCTGGCGCGGCGGCTGGCCATTGACCTGTGGCGCTGGCGCACGGGCCGGGCCACGTTTGAAGACCTGGGCTGGATCGCGGCGTGA
- a CDS encoding SDR family oxidoreductase, translating into MKLFDLTGEVAVVIGGTGVLGGALAEGFAKAGAKVAVLGRNEARGTARVAAIQAHGGTAAFFAVDAESRCGLAEAHEQLEARLGAPTILLNAAGGNDPKVTVTSEHPFESIQLTDWQASFDLNLAGGVLLPCQEFGPAMCRRSRGSIINIASVSAHLPLSRVAAYSAAKAAVISLTKFLAREWATQGVRVNSITPGFFPAEQNRRLLFNADGSPTARTQAIWGHTPMHRFGEAQELVGAAVFLASHAASSFVTGADICVDGGFLSQTI; encoded by the coding sequence ATGAAACTGTTCGATCTCACTGGGGAAGTTGCCGTGGTCATCGGCGGAACGGGCGTGCTGGGTGGTGCTTTGGCGGAAGGATTCGCCAAAGCGGGAGCGAAAGTCGCCGTTTTGGGTCGAAACGAAGCGCGCGGCACGGCGCGCGTGGCCGCCATTCAAGCCCATGGTGGAACGGCGGCGTTTTTCGCGGTGGACGCAGAGTCACGTTGCGGCCTGGCCGAAGCGCATGAACAACTTGAGGCCCGGCTCGGCGCACCGACGATTCTGCTCAATGCGGCCGGTGGCAATGATCCCAAAGTCACCGTCACCTCGGAGCATCCGTTCGAATCCATTCAACTGACCGATTGGCAGGCCAGCTTTGATTTGAATCTGGCGGGCGGAGTGTTGTTGCCCTGTCAGGAATTTGGTCCAGCGATGTGCCGGCGGAGCCGGGGCAGCATCATCAATATCGCCAGCGTGTCGGCGCATCTGCCGCTGTCGCGCGTCGCGGCTTATTCCGCAGCCAAAGCGGCAGTAATCAGCCTGACCAAATTTCTGGCGCGCGAATGGGCGACACAAGGCGTGCGGGTCAATTCCATTACGCCCGGATTCTTCCCCGCCGAACAAAACCGCCGGCTGCTGTTCAACGCGGACGGCTCACCCACTGCGCGCACCCAGGCCATTTGGGGTCACACGCCCATGCACCGCTTTGGTGAGGCGCAGGAACTGGTCGGTGCGGCGGTTTTTCTGGCGAGCCATGCCGCGAGCAGTTTCGTGACGGGCGCGGATATTTGTGTGGACGGCGGTTTTTTGAGCCAAACGATTTGA